A portion of the Cryptomeria japonica chromosome 5, Sugi_1.0, whole genome shotgun sequence genome contains these proteins:
- the LOC131067313 gene encoding pentatricopeptide repeat-containing protein At5g39710, whose amino-acid sequence MIMQCNAMKYPLIGFNRKYPTWAVCIVFSRYTTVAQNSFSEEEDKFVDRAYELLRQYGCNDSILDRLLSPTLLSPSLGVRVLEKIHRDARVAYGFYNWAEDQKDFKPTIQWRCVIIHILTKAKMYDSAETVMKGLIMEEGKDEPLVFEGLKETYKGCYVSCGVFDMLVKLYAQLGMVEKAQQALGLVKSCGFMLSALAYNNFLSALFKSKLVNMAWEVYDEMVRSSVSPNVYTYNIMIQGLCMDERLDRAMQFVIEMTEKGCLPNVVTYNTLINGHSRLGKIEKAFELLNLMQNQRLMPNTVTYNALINGLCKEGKVKETGQLLIEMKKKGLTPDKVTYNTLIDGYCKEGDMHEALTLHTEMVWKGLSPDVVTYTALIDRLCKNGSVQRASEFMNKMKERGLNPDAFTYTALIDGYCKQGDMQKALEIQKEMIDKGFVPSIVTFNSVINGFCLERNIRAAQNVFNDILEKGLVPDMVTYSTLIDGYCKGGNMQEALSLLYELVGKGLVPDVITYSSLIQGFCKEGRLEDACMLFEKLLLMGLNPDRFTYTTLINGHCREGNIQKAFQLHNEMIQKGLSPDVVSYSALIHGLRQQSRTKEANRLLFRMMYDDLIPDEITYDTLVEYCVDENLESNVALIKGLCMKGKMIEAEKVFEAMLEKNSTPNDVAYSVLIHGHCKDGNIQKAFGMYNEMVQLGLIPNILTIIVLIKSLCNEGMIKESSQLLRGVIKGCLAPDAVSRTVMIEQNFEGGNMQEVIKFLTEMVDDGLLPNVVRPLTE is encoded by the coding sequence ATGATAATGCAATGCAATGCTATGAAATATCCACTTATTGGGTTCAACAGAAAATACCCTACATGGGCAGTATGTATAGTATTTAGTAGGTATACTACAGTTGCACAAAACTCATTTTCGGAAGAAGAAGATAAGTTTGTGGACAGAGCATATGAATTGTTAAGGCAATATGGATGCAACGACAGTATTCTTGACCGTTTATTATCTCCCACATTATTAAGTCCTTCCTTAggtgttagggttttggaaaagatcCATAGAGATGCAAGGGTGGCTTATGGGTTTTATAACTGGGCAGAGGATCAAAAGGATTTCAAGCCGACAATTCAATGGAGGTGTGTTATTATTCACATTCTGACTAAAGCCAAGATGTATGATTCTGCAGAGACTGTAATGAAAGGTCTTATAATGGAGGAGGGGAAGGATGAGCCACTGGTGTTTGAAGGATTGAAGGAAACTTACAAGGGTTGTTATGTAAGCTGTGGTGTGTTTGATATGCTTGTTAAGTTGTATGCTCAGTTGGGTATGGTGGAGAAAGCACAACAAGCATTGGGTTTGGTCAAAAGTTGCGGCTTCATGCTCAGTGCTTTAGCTTATAATAATTTTCTTTCTGCTTTGTTCAAGTCTAAACTTGTGAATATGGCATGGGAAGTGTATGATGAAATGGTTAGAAGCTCTGTTTCACCGAATGTTTACACATACAACATTATGATCCAAGGTCTCTGTATGGATGAGAGATTGGATAGAGCAATGCAGTTTGTGATCGAAATGACGGAGAAGGGTTGTTTGCCTAACGTGGTTACTTACAATACCCTTATCAATGGGCATTCTAGGCTTGGTAAGATTGAAAAGGCTTTTGAACTGTTAAACTTGATGCAGAATCAAAGGTTAATGCCCAACACTGTGACTTACAATGCTCTTATTAATGGACTTTGCAAGGAAGGCAAAGTAAAGGAAACAGGTCAGCTTCTAATTGAAATGAAAAAGAAGGGTTTAACTCCTGATAAAGTGACATACAACACATTGATCGATGGATACTGCAAAGAAGGTGATATGCATGAAGCACTTACACTGCATACTGAAATGGTATGGAAAGGACTTTCGCCAGATGTTGTGACTTACACCGCTCTCATTGATAGACTATGTAAAAATGGCAGTGTGCAAAGAGCAAGCGAATTTATGAATAAAATGAAAGAAAGAGGGTTGAATCCGGATGCCTTTACATATACTGCTTTAATTGACGGATATTGCAAGCAAGGAGATATGCAAAAGGCTCTTGAGATTCAAAAGGAAATGATAGATAAAGGATTTGTTCCTTCTATTGTGACATTTAATTCTGTTATCAATGGATTTTGTTTGGAACGCAATATAAGGGCAGCACAGAATGTTTTCAATGACATTTTAGAGAAGGGCTTGGTTCCTGACATGGTAACTTATAGTACGCTAATTGATGGGTACTGCAAGGGAGGCAATATGCAAGAGGCATTAAGTTTACTATATGAGCTTGTTGGAAAAGGCCTTGTTCCAGATGTAATTACCTACTCTTCTCTCATTCAGGGTTTCTGTAAGGAAGGAAGACTAGAAGATGCCTGCATGTTATTTGAAAAATTGCTACTGATGGGCTTGAATCCTGATCGGTTTACTTACACTACATTGATCAATGGACACTGTAGAGAAGGAAACATACAGAAGGCATTTCAGTTACATAATGAAATGATACAGAAAGGCCTGTCACCAGATGTAGTCAGTTACAGTGCACTCATTCATGGACTTCGTCAGCAATCTAGGACAAAGGAAGCAAATCGACTCTTGTTCAGAATGATGTATGATGATCTGATTCCTGATGAAATCACTTATGATACTTTGGTGGAATACTGCGTGGATGAGAATTTGGAGAGCAATGTGGCTCTTATTAAAGGATTATGCATGAAAGGCAAAATGATTGAAGCAGAAAAAGTATTTGAAGCAATGCTAGAGAAAAACTCAACTCCTAATGATGTTGCATACAGTGTACTGATCCATGGACATTGTAAAGATGGAAATATTCAAAAGGCTTTTGGGATGTACAATGAAATGGTGCAGCTGGGTTTAATACCTAACATTCTTACCATTATTGTTCTTATTAAAAGCCTTTGTAATGAGGGAATGATTAAGGAATCAAGTCAGCTTTTGCGGGGAGTCATAAAAGGGTGTTTGGCTCCTGATGCTGTTTCACGAACAGTAATGATTGAGCAGAACTTTGAAGGAGGTAACATGCAGGAAGTCATAAAATTTTTGACTGAAATGGTTGATGATGGTCTTCTTCCAAATGTAGTTAGACCCCTGACAGAGTAG